Proteins from a genomic interval of Nematostella vectensis chromosome 12, jaNemVect1.1, whole genome shotgun sequence:
- the LOC116603975 gene encoding uncharacterized protein LOC116603975, with amino-acid sequence MVDSKFLIITTLCYVGIFVVVLVVCCCAWSRYMRNEGKFSPRSAKQRARRPKREPNIEPPQDAIPLPPRQEYRYIGDFIELDFHSDGLRYEPELRSHGKFNRQPYPVHNHPNYSVPLVGFPPRTYYPASLATGTCDYDPHMELGSYNTYGETSLGGLSGDDDYSDFQSSRFDTDSRPEVVTSDGVGCGSLSDHMRGSNNIIEINGLGRPGDCLPVPTNTINHDSDYEDDDDDDDLSVQSSSDMLPPHLDADFREACDGAGTSPPCSVQSLSRNVSEQSLTEVNQQ; translated from the coding sequence ATGGTCGACTCGAAGTTCTTGATAATAACAACGTTATGTTATGTCGGGATATTTGTGGTAGTTTTGGTCGTTTGTTGTTGTGCTTGGTCGAGATATATGCGCAACGAAGGGAAATTTTCGCCACGAAGCGCTAAACAACGAGCACGAAGACCAAAACGTGAACCCAATATCGAACCACCTCAAGACGCCATTCCGCTACCGCCAAGACAAGAATACAGATATATCGGCGACTTCATTGAGCTTGACTTTCATTCGGATGGTTTACGTTATGAACCTGAGTTACGTTCGCACGGGAAATTTAACCGACAACCATACCCTGTTCATAACCACCCGAACTATAGTGTGCCCTTAGTTGGCTTCCCACCCAGGACCTATTACCCCGCTAGCTTAGCTACAGGCACGTGTGACTACGACCCTCATATGGAACTAGGCAGTTATAACACGTACGGTGAGACGAGTCTTGGGGGATTATCAGGTGATGACGACTACAGTGACTTTCAAAGCTCGAGATTCGATACGGATTCGCGACCAGAAGTTGTTACGAGCGATGGAGTTGGATGTGGTAGTCTAAGTGATCATATGCGGGGTTCTAATAACATTATAGAGATTAATGGGCTAGGTAGACCCGGCGATTGCTTGCCAGTTCCCACCAATACCATTAATCATGACAGTGATTacgaggatgatgatgatgatgatgacctCAGTGTCCAGAGCTCTAGTGACATGCTTCCCCCACACTTGGATGCAGATTTCCGTGAGGCGTGTGACGGTGCAGGGACGTCTCCCCCGTGCTCTGTCCAGTCACTTAGCAGAAATGTGTCGGAGCAAAGTTTAACAGAGGTCAATCAGCAATAA